A stretch of the Acyrthosiphon pisum isolate AL4f chromosome A2, pea_aphid_22Mar2018_4r6ur, whole genome shotgun sequence genome encodes the following:
- the LOC100162624 gene encoding kelch-like protein 3 isoform X3, translated as MSIKEMDTVKHVIPWTSDQKNVLKSNGCKPTIYINSCHTQSFFEVLQCLRKEELLYDIKLETDDGVIVCAHKVVLVSACPYFREMFTCCSSAVGDKYYVVNIGDIDSNILQLLIDFIYTGKIMVTEQNVMSLLPAAIFLQLDYVKGVCVEFLQKQLNTSNCLYIKEFAYFYNCMELLSSSEEYMKTHFLKFVETDEFLSLSCEEVINLISRDDINVPFEEKIFECVINWVKHESDCRYDSLPKLMEHVRLSLAPQEYISKNVVDEPLIKNNPIYFVIEALNFHIVNKQRRITMPQTIRYSPRQTGIKFLLAMCDASGLGKCYTSWYDPATKQLHTTKNMKMGFELCALVLIKNHLVFAFSNVDLNSRSIKMLDLFSQSLQWKSKVKILVDRNHFGVGVLDDRIYAVGGAVGTSYFKCAEVFDVSVREWRFISSMATERMDPGVGVLDNLLYAVGGFNNGCALKSVECYDPSLDTWTPLAQMSTSRRAPGIGVLDGIMYAIGGDCQDDASSVGLKSVEAYTPIDKVWSTIPDMHLCRVAPKVVTFNGFLYVIGGFDGSTNLDSVEIYDPNSNTWTMEPLPTSGEVIHGAVVIDMPSHLRSY; from the exons ATGTCCATAAAAGAGATGGATACCGTAAAACATGTTATACCTTGGACAAGTGACCAAAAGAATGTTCTGAAATCCAACGGATGTAaacctacaatatatataaacagcTGTCATACTCAAAGTTTCTTTGAAGTCCTTCAATGTTTACGAAA agaAGAattgttatatgatattaaGCTAGAAACAGATGACGGAGTAATAGTTTGTGCGCATAAAGTAGTTTTAGTTTCAGCTTGTCCATATTTCCGTGAAATGTTCACCTGCTGCAGTTCTGCTGTAGgggataaatattatgttgtaaatataGGAGATATCGATTCtaacattttacaattgcttatcgattttatttatactgGCAAAATAATGGTGACCGAACAAAACgtaatg AGTTTGTTACCAGCTGCTATATTCTTACAGTTGGATTATGTAAAAGGCGTATGTGTTGAGTTCTTACAAAAACAATTGAATACTTCAAATTGTCTTTATATCAAAGAATTTGCGTACTTTTATAACTGTATGGAATTGTTGTCAAGTTCTGAAGAATACatgaaaacacatttttt aaaatttGTTGAAACAGACGAGTTTCTATCTTTGTCTTGTGAAGAAGTGATTAATCTGATCTCCCGTGATGACATTAACGTTCCATTTGAAGAAAaa atatttgaatgtgttattaATTGGGTAAAACACGAATCAGATTGTAGATATGACAGTTTGCCTAAATTGATGGAACATGTTCGTTTGTCATTAGCACCCCAAGAGtatatatcaaaaaatgtaGTTGATGAAcctcttattaaaaataatcctatAT ATTTCGTCATTGAAGCTTTAAATTTCCACATCGTAAATAAACAACGGCGCATTACTATGCCACAAACAATTCGTTATTCACCTAGACAGACTGGAATTAAA tttcttCTTGCCATGTGTGATGCATCTGGATTGGGAAAGTGTTATACAAGCTGGTATGATCCAGCAACCAAACAATTgcatacaacaaaaaatatgaagATGGGTTTTGAATTATGTGCTCTAGTCTTAATAAAGAATCACTTAGTTTTTGCTTTTAGTAATGTAGATTTAAATTCAAGATCAATTAAAATGCTTGATTTATTTTCACAATCACTTCAATGGaaatcaaaagttaaaattttagtcGATAGAAATCATTTTGGAGTTGGTGTCTTAGATGATCGTATATATGCT GTTGGCGGTGCAGTTGGTACTTCTTATTTTAAGTGTGCGGAGGTTTTTGACGTGAGTGTTCGAGAATGGCGATTTATATCCAGTATGGCTACTGAGAGAATGGACCCCGGTGTTGGAGTACTCGATAATCTTTTATAcgcg GTAGGAGGTTTCAATAACGGATGTGCTTTGAAATCTGTTGAATGTTATGATCCCAGCCTTGACACGTGGACACCACTCGCACAAATGTCTACAAGTCGCAGAGCCCCTGGTATAGGAGTCTTAGATGGTATAATGTATGCTATAGGTGGTGACTGTCAGGACGATGCTAGTTCAGTGGGTCTTAAAAGTGTTGAGGCATACACCCCAATTGATAAAGTTTGGTCTACTATACCTGATATGCACTTGTGCCGAGTCGCTCCaa aaGTTGTCACATTTAATGGATTCTTGTATGTTATTGGTGGATTTGATGGATCTACTAATTTGGATTCTGTAGAAATATATGACCCCAACAGTAACACGTGGACTATGGAACCATTGCCAACAAGTGGAGAGGTAATTCATGGTGCAGTTGTCATTGATATGCCATCACATTTGAGGTCTTATTAG
- the LOC100162624 gene encoding kelch-like protein 3 isoform X2, whose translation MSIKEMDTVKHVIPWTSDQKNVLKSNGCKPTIYINSCHTQSFFEVLQCLRKEELLYDIKLETDDGVIVCAHKVVLVSACPYFREMFTCCSSAVGDKYYVVNIGDIDSNILQLLIDFIYTGKIMVTEQNVMSLLPAAIFLQLDYVKGVCVEFLQKQLNTSNCLYIKEFAYFYNCMELLSSSEEYMKTHFLKFVETDEFLSLSCEEVINLISRDDINVPFEEKIFECVINWVKHESDCRYDSLPKLMEHVRLSLAPQEYISKNVVDEPLIKNNPICKDFVIEALNFHIVNKQRRITMPQTIRYSPRQTGIKFLLAMCDASGLGKCYTSWYDPATKQLHTTKNMKMGFELCALVLIKNHLVFAFSNVDLNSRSIKMLDLFSQSLQWKSKVKILVDRNHFGVGVLDDRIYAVGGAVGTSYFKCAEVFDVSVREWRFISSMATERMDPGVGVLDNLLYAVGGFNNGCALKSVECYDPSLDTWTPLAQMSTSRRAPGIGVLDGIMYAIGGDCQDDASSVGLKSVEAYTPIDKVWSTIPDMHLCRVAPIVTFNGFLYVIGGFDGSTNLDSVEIYDPNSNTWTMEPLPTSGEVIHGAVVIDMPSHLRSY comes from the exons ATGTCCATAAAAGAGATGGATACCGTAAAACATGTTATACCTTGGACAAGTGACCAAAAGAATGTTCTGAAATCCAACGGATGTAaacctacaatatatataaacagcTGTCATACTCAAAGTTTCTTTGAAGTCCTTCAATGTTTACGAAA agaAGAattgttatatgatattaaGCTAGAAACAGATGACGGAGTAATAGTTTGTGCGCATAAAGTAGTTTTAGTTTCAGCTTGTCCATATTTCCGTGAAATGTTCACCTGCTGCAGTTCTGCTGTAGgggataaatattatgttgtaaatataGGAGATATCGATTCtaacattttacaattgcttatcgattttatttatactgGCAAAATAATGGTGACCGAACAAAACgtaatg AGTTTGTTACCAGCTGCTATATTCTTACAGTTGGATTATGTAAAAGGCGTATGTGTTGAGTTCTTACAAAAACAATTGAATACTTCAAATTGTCTTTATATCAAAGAATTTGCGTACTTTTATAACTGTATGGAATTGTTGTCAAGTTCTGAAGAATACatgaaaacacatttttt aaaatttGTTGAAACAGACGAGTTTCTATCTTTGTCTTGTGAAGAAGTGATTAATCTGATCTCCCGTGATGACATTAACGTTCCATTTGAAGAAAaa atatttgaatgtgttattaATTGGGTAAAACACGAATCAGATTGTAGATATGACAGTTTGCCTAAATTGATGGAACATGTTCGTTTGTCATTAGCACCCCAAGAGtatatatcaaaaaatgtaGTTGATGAAcctcttattaaaaataatcctatAT gTAAAGATTTCGTCATTGAAGCTTTAAATTTCCACATCGTAAATAAACAACGGCGCATTACTATGCCACAAACAATTCGTTATTCACCTAGACAGACTGGAATTAAA tttcttCTTGCCATGTGTGATGCATCTGGATTGGGAAAGTGTTATACAAGCTGGTATGATCCAGCAACCAAACAATTgcatacaacaaaaaatatgaagATGGGTTTTGAATTATGTGCTCTAGTCTTAATAAAGAATCACTTAGTTTTTGCTTTTAGTAATGTAGATTTAAATTCAAGATCAATTAAAATGCTTGATTTATTTTCACAATCACTTCAATGGaaatcaaaagttaaaattttagtcGATAGAAATCATTTTGGAGTTGGTGTCTTAGATGATCGTATATATGCT GTTGGCGGTGCAGTTGGTACTTCTTATTTTAAGTGTGCGGAGGTTTTTGACGTGAGTGTTCGAGAATGGCGATTTATATCCAGTATGGCTACTGAGAGAATGGACCCCGGTGTTGGAGTACTCGATAATCTTTTATAcgcg GTAGGAGGTTTCAATAACGGATGTGCTTTGAAATCTGTTGAATGTTATGATCCCAGCCTTGACACGTGGACACCACTCGCACAAATGTCTACAAGTCGCAGAGCCCCTGGTATAGGAGTCTTAGATGGTATAATGTATGCTATAGGTGGTGACTGTCAGGACGATGCTAGTTCAGTGGGTCTTAAAAGTGTTGAGGCATACACCCCAATTGATAAAGTTTGGTCTACTATACCTGATATGCACTTGTGCCGAGTCGCTCCaa TTGTCACATTTAATGGATTCTTGTATGTTATTGGTGGATTTGATGGATCTACTAATTTGGATTCTGTAGAAATATATGACCCCAACAGTAACACGTGGACTATGGAACCATTGCCAACAAGTGGAGAGGTAATTCATGGTGCAGTTGTCATTGATATGCCATCACATTTGAGGTCTTATTAG
- the LOC100162624 gene encoding kelch-like protein 3 isoform X1, giving the protein MSIKEMDTVKHVIPWTSDQKNVLKSNGCKPTIYINSCHTQSFFEVLQCLRKEELLYDIKLETDDGVIVCAHKVVLVSACPYFREMFTCCSSAVGDKYYVVNIGDIDSNILQLLIDFIYTGKIMVTEQNVMSLLPAAIFLQLDYVKGVCVEFLQKQLNTSNCLYIKEFAYFYNCMELLSSSEEYMKTHFLKFVETDEFLSLSCEEVINLISRDDINVPFEEKIFECVINWVKHESDCRYDSLPKLMEHVRLSLAPQEYISKNVVDEPLIKNNPICKDFVIEALNFHIVNKQRRITMPQTIRYSPRQTGIKFLLAMCDASGLGKCYTSWYDPATKQLHTTKNMKMGFELCALVLIKNHLVFAFSNVDLNSRSIKMLDLFSQSLQWKSKVKILVDRNHFGVGVLDDRIYAVGGAVGTSYFKCAEVFDVSVREWRFISSMATERMDPGVGVLDNLLYAVGGFNNGCALKSVECYDPSLDTWTPLAQMSTSRRAPGIGVLDGIMYAIGGDCQDDASSVGLKSVEAYTPIDKVWSTIPDMHLCRVAPKVVTFNGFLYVIGGFDGSTNLDSVEIYDPNSNTWTMEPLPTSGEVIHGAVVIDMPSHLRSY; this is encoded by the exons ATGTCCATAAAAGAGATGGATACCGTAAAACATGTTATACCTTGGACAAGTGACCAAAAGAATGTTCTGAAATCCAACGGATGTAaacctacaatatatataaacagcTGTCATACTCAAAGTTTCTTTGAAGTCCTTCAATGTTTACGAAA agaAGAattgttatatgatattaaGCTAGAAACAGATGACGGAGTAATAGTTTGTGCGCATAAAGTAGTTTTAGTTTCAGCTTGTCCATATTTCCGTGAAATGTTCACCTGCTGCAGTTCTGCTGTAGgggataaatattatgttgtaaatataGGAGATATCGATTCtaacattttacaattgcttatcgattttatttatactgGCAAAATAATGGTGACCGAACAAAACgtaatg AGTTTGTTACCAGCTGCTATATTCTTACAGTTGGATTATGTAAAAGGCGTATGTGTTGAGTTCTTACAAAAACAATTGAATACTTCAAATTGTCTTTATATCAAAGAATTTGCGTACTTTTATAACTGTATGGAATTGTTGTCAAGTTCTGAAGAATACatgaaaacacatttttt aaaatttGTTGAAACAGACGAGTTTCTATCTTTGTCTTGTGAAGAAGTGATTAATCTGATCTCCCGTGATGACATTAACGTTCCATTTGAAGAAAaa atatttgaatgtgttattaATTGGGTAAAACACGAATCAGATTGTAGATATGACAGTTTGCCTAAATTGATGGAACATGTTCGTTTGTCATTAGCACCCCAAGAGtatatatcaaaaaatgtaGTTGATGAAcctcttattaaaaataatcctatAT gTAAAGATTTCGTCATTGAAGCTTTAAATTTCCACATCGTAAATAAACAACGGCGCATTACTATGCCACAAACAATTCGTTATTCACCTAGACAGACTGGAATTAAA tttcttCTTGCCATGTGTGATGCATCTGGATTGGGAAAGTGTTATACAAGCTGGTATGATCCAGCAACCAAACAATTgcatacaacaaaaaatatgaagATGGGTTTTGAATTATGTGCTCTAGTCTTAATAAAGAATCACTTAGTTTTTGCTTTTAGTAATGTAGATTTAAATTCAAGATCAATTAAAATGCTTGATTTATTTTCACAATCACTTCAATGGaaatcaaaagttaaaattttagtcGATAGAAATCATTTTGGAGTTGGTGTCTTAGATGATCGTATATATGCT GTTGGCGGTGCAGTTGGTACTTCTTATTTTAAGTGTGCGGAGGTTTTTGACGTGAGTGTTCGAGAATGGCGATTTATATCCAGTATGGCTACTGAGAGAATGGACCCCGGTGTTGGAGTACTCGATAATCTTTTATAcgcg GTAGGAGGTTTCAATAACGGATGTGCTTTGAAATCTGTTGAATGTTATGATCCCAGCCTTGACACGTGGACACCACTCGCACAAATGTCTACAAGTCGCAGAGCCCCTGGTATAGGAGTCTTAGATGGTATAATGTATGCTATAGGTGGTGACTGTCAGGACGATGCTAGTTCAGTGGGTCTTAAAAGTGTTGAGGCATACACCCCAATTGATAAAGTTTGGTCTACTATACCTGATATGCACTTGTGCCGAGTCGCTCCaa aaGTTGTCACATTTAATGGATTCTTGTATGTTATTGGTGGATTTGATGGATCTACTAATTTGGATTCTGTAGAAATATATGACCCCAACAGTAACACGTGGACTATGGAACCATTGCCAACAAGTGGAGAGGTAATTCATGGTGCAGTTGTCATTGATATGCCATCACATTTGAGGTCTTATTAG